In Stutzerimonas stutzeri, a genomic segment contains:
- a CDS encoding alpha/beta fold hydrolase, whose amino-acid sequence MSTFVTRDGTEIYFKDWGTGKPVLFSHGWPLDADMWEYQMEYLSSRGYRTIAFDRRGFGRSSQPWNGYDYDTFADDIAQLIEHLDLRDVTLVGFSMGGGDVTRYIGRHGTARVAKLALLGAVTPIFGQSADFPQGVDASVFAGIKDGLLKDRAQFITDFAPAFYGINQGQQVSDGVLTQTLNIALMASLKGTLDCVTAFSETDFRQDMAKVDVPLLVIHGDADQIVPFETTGKLAADMVEGAQLKVYEGAPHGFAVTHAQQLNEDLLAFVAS is encoded by the coding sequence ATGAGCACGTTCGTAACCCGTGATGGCACCGAGATCTATTTCAAAGACTGGGGTACCGGCAAGCCGGTGCTGTTCAGCCACGGTTGGCCGCTAGATGCCGACATGTGGGAATACCAGATGGAGTACCTGAGCAGCCGTGGCTATCGCACCATCGCCTTCGACCGCCGCGGGTTCGGCCGCTCCAGCCAGCCGTGGAACGGCTACGACTACGACACCTTCGCCGATGACATCGCCCAGCTGATCGAGCACCTCGACCTGCGCGACGTGACGCTGGTGGGCTTCTCCATGGGCGGCGGCGATGTCACTCGTTACATCGGTCGTCACGGTACGGCGCGTGTCGCCAAGCTGGCGCTGCTCGGCGCGGTGACCCCGATCTTCGGCCAAAGCGCCGACTTCCCACAGGGCGTTGATGCGTCAGTGTTCGCGGGCATCAAGGACGGGCTGCTTAAGGATCGGGCGCAGTTCATCACCGATTTCGCGCCGGCCTTCTATGGCATCAACCAGGGCCAGCAGGTGTCCGACGGCGTACTGACACAGACCCTGAACATCGCGCTGATGGCCTCCCTCAAAGGCACGTTGGACTGCGTGACGGCATTCTCCGAGACCGATTTCCGCCAGGACATGGCCAAGGTCGACGTACCGCTGCTGGTCATTCACGGCGATGCCGACCAGATCGTCCCGTTCGAAACCACCGGCAAGCTCGCCGCGGACATGGTCGAGGGCGCGCAACTGAAAGTGTATGAAGGCGCCCCGCATGGCTTTGCCGTGACTCATGCGCAGCAACTCAACGAAGACCTGCTCGCGTTCGTCGCGAGCTGA